From a single Paraburkholderia youngii genomic region:
- a CDS encoding helix-turn-helix transcriptional regulator, whose translation MPASRRSEFGDFLRSRREKLSPASGRLGSGRRRRTPGLRREEVAELAGIGVDWYVRLEQGRTVSPSDATLDALARALRLGKAEAAHLRALARSNDQRTFAAEKVPPAIARIVSDLGLPAYVTGRRWDILAWNRAAADLLGFDRLTEADRNILVFMFIDPEARRLFGPAWEDEARRMIALFRATHDLFATDPSFVQLVERLRSSSAEFASWWIAHDVRGGASGEKVLAHPQRGIQRYQYATFQANDDPSLKLSIYTPV comes from the coding sequence ATGCCGGCATCGAGACGGAGTGAGTTTGGCGATTTTCTGCGGTCGCGCCGGGAGAAGCTGAGCCCGGCATCGGGGCGGCTCGGGAGCGGCCGGCGCCGTCGTACGCCGGGTCTGCGGCGGGAAGAAGTTGCCGAACTGGCCGGCATCGGTGTGGACTGGTATGTGCGGCTGGAGCAGGGGCGAACGGTCAGCCCCTCCGATGCCACCCTCGACGCGCTTGCTCGCGCCCTGCGGCTTGGCAAAGCAGAAGCCGCGCATCTGCGGGCGCTCGCGCGCAGCAACGATCAGCGGACGTTTGCTGCCGAGAAAGTGCCGCCGGCAATCGCGCGCATCGTTTCAGACCTCGGCCTGCCGGCATACGTGACCGGCAGGCGGTGGGACATCCTGGCGTGGAACCGGGCGGCCGCCGATCTACTCGGATTCGATCGGCTGACCGAGGCGGACCGCAATATCCTCGTTTTCATGTTCATCGACCCGGAAGCGCGACGGCTATTCGGACCCGCGTGGGAAGACGAAGCGCGCCGCATGATCGCGCTCTTTCGCGCAACGCATGATCTCTTCGCCACCGATCCATCGTTCGTCCAGCTAGTGGAGCGCCTGCGGTCGTCGAGTGCGGAGTTCGCTAGCTGGTGGATCGCGCATGACGTCCGTGGCGGCGCGTCCGGCGAGAAAGTACTCGCGCATCCTCAGCGTGGTATCCAACGTTACCAATACGCTACGTTTCAGGCGAACGACGACCCGTCGCTGAAACTCTCGATCTACACACCCGTTTGA
- a CDS encoding alcohol dehydrogenase catalytic domain-containing protein, protein MKAAILNSLERPLAITQMPDPEIGTGEVIVDVAAAPVLPYANEVFNGQRRYPIELPIVPGCGAIGRVRASGPDATHLKVGDWVFCDPTVRSRDDALMPDIALQGWSSRGDGGLRLQRYFHDGPFAEQVRVPTENAVRIGDIDAGEAARWCALNVMLVPYGGLLAAALRAGETLLVSGATGNFGSACVAVALATGARCVVAPGRNAEALDDLKQRFGARVRPVRLSGDEQADRERMQQAAPCPIDCVIDLLPPSAPVTAVRAAMRAVRPYGRVILMGGVGMLGDAGLDLPYPWLMRNDITVRGKWMYPTEAVTLMTGLIRSGLLDLRHFDVKTFPLDRANEAVSHAAANGGPFRMTVIQP, encoded by the coding sequence ATGAAAGCTGCAATCCTGAATTCGCTTGAGCGACCGCTCGCGATTACGCAAATGCCGGATCCGGAAATCGGCACGGGCGAGGTGATCGTGGATGTCGCCGCTGCGCCGGTGCTGCCATACGCGAATGAAGTGTTCAATGGGCAGCGCCGCTATCCGATCGAGCTGCCGATCGTGCCCGGTTGCGGCGCGATCGGTCGTGTAAGAGCGAGCGGTCCCGATGCGACTCATCTGAAGGTGGGCGACTGGGTGTTCTGCGATCCGACCGTGCGCTCGCGCGACGACGCGTTGATGCCCGACATAGCGCTGCAGGGCTGGAGTTCGCGTGGAGACGGGGGCTTGCGACTGCAACGGTACTTTCACGACGGCCCGTTCGCCGAACAGGTGCGTGTGCCGACCGAGAACGCGGTTCGTATCGGCGACATCGATGCTGGCGAGGCGGCGCGCTGGTGTGCGCTCAACGTGATGCTCGTGCCTTATGGCGGGCTGCTTGCGGCCGCGCTGCGGGCTGGCGAAACGCTGCTCGTCAGCGGGGCTACCGGCAACTTCGGCAGCGCCTGCGTGGCTGTCGCCCTCGCGACGGGAGCGCGCTGCGTGGTCGCGCCGGGACGCAATGCGGAAGCACTCGACGACCTGAAACAGCGCTTCGGCGCGCGTGTGCGCCCGGTCAGACTTTCAGGCGATGAACAGGCGGATCGCGAACGGATGCAACAGGCGGCTCCTTGTCCGATCGATTGCGTCATCGATCTGCTGCCGCCCTCGGCGCCCGTCACAGCCGTGCGTGCCGCGATGAGGGCCGTGCGGCCGTACGGCCGCGTCATTTTGATGGGTGGCGTGGGCATGCTGGGCGATGCTGGGCTCGATCTGCCATATCCGTGGCTCATGCGCAACGACATCACCGTGCGCGGCAAATGGATGTATCCGACGGAAGCCGTGACGCTGATGACGGGCCTGATTCGCTCGGGGCTGCTCGATCTCCGCCATTTCGACGTCAAGACATTCCCGCTCGATCGCGCCAATGAAGCGGTGTCCCACGCGGCCGCAAACGGCGGTCCATTCAGAATGACCGTGATCCAGCCGTAG
- a CDS encoding MFS transporter — MSSPIADTARPERAGALASAVHKIKWRVLPLFVVMFIVNYIDRVNIGFVRQHLSADLGIGAAAYGLGAGLFFISYAIFEVPSNILLQRYGAKLWLARIMLTWGLAAAGMAFVRGETSFYAMRLLLGAAEAGFFPGVIYYFTQWLPSNERGKAMAIFLSGSALASVLSGPISGGLMLIEGAGLRGWQWMFIIEGMFSVVLAGFILLWLDSKPRDAAWLTRAEQDAVLDAIDEEQRQRAAAHPVRPSLGTLLRDPQILIFCLIYFAVSLTIYGATFWLPSIIHKMGHFNDFQVGLFNSIPWLISIAAMYLFAMLAARFKFQQAWVACVLLIAALGMYAAGQGGPVFSFVAICFAAIGFKAASSLFWVIPQGYLDARISAAVLALINSIGNLGGFVAPATFGFLEQKTGSIEGGLTGLAVMSVIAAGVVFFSRMSPREGLPASAH, encoded by the coding sequence ATGAGTAGCCCGATTGCCGACACGGCGCGGCCCGAGCGCGCCGGCGCGCTGGCGAGCGCGGTGCACAAGATCAAGTGGCGCGTGCTGCCGCTGTTCGTCGTGATGTTCATCGTCAACTACATCGACCGCGTGAACATCGGCTTCGTGCGCCAGCATCTGAGCGCCGATCTGGGCATCGGCGCGGCGGCCTACGGGCTCGGTGCGGGGCTCTTCTTCATCAGCTACGCGATCTTCGAAGTGCCGTCGAACATCCTGCTGCAGCGCTACGGCGCGAAGCTGTGGCTCGCGCGCATCATGCTCACGTGGGGGCTGGCCGCGGCCGGCATGGCATTCGTGCGCGGCGAGACGTCGTTCTACGCGATGCGGCTGCTGCTCGGCGCGGCCGAAGCGGGCTTCTTTCCCGGCGTCATCTACTACTTCACGCAATGGCTGCCGAGCAACGAGCGCGGGAAGGCGATGGCGATCTTCCTGAGCGGCTCGGCGCTCGCGTCGGTGCTGTCCGGGCCGATCTCCGGCGGGCTGATGCTGATCGAAGGCGCGGGGCTGCGTGGCTGGCAGTGGATGTTCATCATCGAAGGCATGTTCTCGGTCGTGCTCGCGGGCTTCATCCTGCTGTGGCTCGACTCGAAGCCGCGCGACGCCGCCTGGCTCACCCGCGCCGAGCAGGACGCGGTGCTGGATGCGATCGACGAAGAGCAACGCCAGCGCGCCGCCGCGCACCCGGTCAGGCCGTCGCTCGGAACCCTGCTGCGCGATCCGCAAATCCTGATCTTTTGCCTGATCTACTTCGCGGTATCGCTGACCATCTACGGCGCGACTTTCTGGCTGCCCAGCATCATCCACAAGATGGGCCATTTCAACGACTTCCAGGTCGGCCTGTTCAACTCGATTCCGTGGCTGATCTCGATCGCGGCGATGTATCTGTTCGCGATGCTCGCGGCGCGCTTCAAGTTCCAGCAAGCGTGGGTCGCGTGTGTGCTGCTGATCGCCGCGCTCGGCATGTATGCGGCCGGCCAGGGCGGCCCGGTGTTCTCGTTCGTCGCGATCTGCTTTGCTGCGATCGGCTTCAAGGCGGCCTCGTCGCTGTTCTGGGTGATCCCGCAGGGCTATCTCGACGCGCGGATTTCCGCCGCGGTGCTGGCGCTGATCAACTCGATCGGCAACCTCGGCGGCTTCGTGGCGCCGGCGACCTTCGGCTTCCTCGAACAGAAGACCGGCTCGATCGAGGGCGGCCTCACTGGACTCGCGGTGATGTCGGTGATTGCCGCCGGGGTCGTGTTCTTCTCGCGTATGAGCCCGCGCGAAGGATTGCCGGCCTCAGCGCATTGA
- a CDS encoding DUF707 domain-containing protein: MNKYLVVLRCGDSSLHPQWFSGGQAPNFDLMLSYYGKNEDYADIFAKAIHRFKGSKWEGLNDFMLQNSQLILQYRYIWLPDDDILTDVQTVNDFFEYVERENFALAQPSLDERSYFGHQTTLRNNEFEFRETNFVELMMPCLSSNALHAIKHSFGMNKSGWGLDFLWPKWVASFGKVGIIDRFSVFHTRPVGSAGSGMGDDSTTSPTFELNQTLAQYGMLGTPIKVIRGKTSDAGKSYASGRLGNPMLFIHAVKGSNPVRRKDIVSFMRLLKEYLPWLHHIKPTTWPIQQAPERRSSR, translated from the coding sequence ATGAACAAATACCTGGTCGTTCTGAGGTGTGGAGACAGTTCCTTGCATCCGCAATGGTTCAGCGGCGGGCAGGCCCCAAACTTTGATTTGATGCTGAGTTACTACGGGAAGAACGAAGATTATGCGGACATCTTTGCCAAAGCCATACATCGATTCAAAGGATCAAAATGGGAAGGTCTCAACGACTTCATGTTGCAAAACTCCCAATTGATTCTGCAGTATCGTTACATCTGGCTCCCGGACGACGACATCCTGACGGACGTCCAAACCGTGAACGATTTCTTCGAATATGTAGAACGAGAGAATTTCGCACTCGCGCAACCGTCTCTCGACGAGAGAAGCTATTTCGGTCACCAAACGACGTTGCGAAACAATGAGTTTGAATTTCGCGAAACAAATTTCGTGGAGTTGATGATGCCGTGTTTATCTTCGAATGCTTTGCATGCGATAAAACACAGCTTTGGGATGAACAAATCAGGCTGGGGCCTCGATTTCTTGTGGCCCAAGTGGGTCGCTTCTTTTGGAAAGGTTGGCATTATTGATCGTTTTTCCGTGTTCCATACACGCCCGGTCGGTTCGGCTGGGAGCGGCATGGGAGACGATTCAACTACGAGCCCAACGTTTGAATTGAATCAGACGCTCGCGCAATACGGGATGCTGGGCACTCCGATAAAGGTCATTCGTGGCAAAACAAGCGATGCAGGCAAATCATATGCGAGCGGTCGATTGGGCAATCCAATGTTGTTCATTCATGCGGTAAAGGGCAGCAATCCTGTGCGACGGAAAGATATCGTCAGTTTTATGAGGCTGCTGAAAGAGTATCTCCCGTGGCTTCATCATATCAAGCCCACAACGTGGCCAATACAGCAGGCTCCGGAAAGGCGCTCGAGCCGTTGA
- a CDS encoding GntR family transcriptional regulator yields the protein MKNHAHSSTVTRLDRSRHAAPQVFERLREMILSLELTPGTVLSRSELANRYGLSQTPVRDALMKLGEEGLVDIYPQHATVVSQIKVTSALQAHFLRRSIELEVVRTLAEQRNATLIAELRVTIARQTELLDLKNYEEFSLLDQAFHRQMYEAAGVPQLWDLVRRLSGHIDRLRRLNLPAEGKTMAVVRDHTEIVDAIDKGDVEAAQAALRKHLSGTLSQIDQIRTSHPNFLADE from the coding sequence ATGAAAAACCACGCTCACTCGTCGACGGTCACCCGACTCGACCGCTCCCGCCACGCCGCGCCGCAAGTCTTCGAACGACTGCGCGAAATGATCCTTTCTCTCGAATTGACGCCGGGCACGGTGCTGTCGCGCAGCGAGCTCGCGAACCGCTACGGGCTCAGCCAGACGCCGGTGCGCGACGCGCTGATGAAGCTCGGCGAGGAAGGACTCGTCGATATCTATCCGCAGCACGCGACGGTCGTTAGTCAGATCAAAGTGACCTCCGCGCTGCAGGCGCATTTCCTGCGCCGCTCGATCGAACTCGAAGTGGTGCGCACGCTCGCGGAGCAGCGCAACGCCACGCTGATCGCGGAACTGCGCGTCACGATCGCCCGGCAAACGGAATTGCTCGACCTGAAGAACTACGAGGAGTTCTCGCTGCTCGATCAGGCGTTTCATCGGCAGATGTACGAGGCGGCGGGCGTGCCGCAGCTGTGGGATCTGGTGCGCAGGCTGAGCGGGCACATCGACCGGCTGCGGCGCCTGAATTTGCCGGCGGAGGGCAAGACGATGGCGGTCGTGCGCGATCATACGGAGATCGTCGATGCGATCGACAAAGGCGATGTCGAGGCCGCGCAGGCGGCGCTACGCAAGCATCTGTCGGGGACGCTGAGTCAGATCGATCAGATTCGCACGAGTCATCCGAATTTTTTGGCGGACGAGTGA
- a CDS encoding glucarate dehydratase family protein: MTRDITITQVRITPIAFRDGPLLNAAGIHEPWALRAIVELETSDGRVGISETYGDEPMLRVLEQAKSLVIGLSPFDLNRMEERVRGTIKATPGAVEFELAPGSHAAKNAPKVISTLEVAMLDLQGQIVGAPIVDLLGGKVRDAVPYSAYLFFKYAEHIDKPYAPDAWGEGLSPEQIVAQARRMIELYGFQSIKLKGGVFEPAHEIACMRALHQAFPGVPLRLDPNANWTLETSIAAAPELDELLEYYEDPCPSLEGMAELAKHTRLPLATNMVITTMEDFRRGAEMGSVKVLLSDHHYWGGLRATQTLARMCKLWDLGMSMHSNSHLGISLMAMTHVAASIPNLTYACDTHYPWQEEEVIKGGRVTFDNGSVRVPTTPGLGVELDRERLAELHAQYLSCGVRNRDDLSQMRKYEPGFTGKNPRF; encoded by the coding sequence ATGACTCGCGACATCACCATCACCCAGGTGCGCATCACCCCGATCGCCTTCCGCGACGGCCCGCTGCTCAACGCCGCCGGAATCCACGAACCCTGGGCGCTGCGCGCCATCGTCGAACTGGAGACGAGCGACGGCCGCGTCGGCATCTCCGAGACCTATGGCGACGAACCGATGCTGCGTGTGCTCGAACAGGCGAAGTCGCTGGTGATCGGGCTGTCGCCGTTCGACCTCAATCGCATGGAAGAACGCGTGCGGGGCACGATCAAGGCGACCCCGGGCGCGGTCGAATTCGAACTCGCGCCCGGCTCGCACGCGGCGAAGAACGCGCCGAAAGTCATCAGCACGCTCGAAGTCGCGATGCTCGACCTGCAAGGGCAAATCGTCGGCGCGCCGATCGTCGATCTGCTTGGCGGCAAGGTGCGCGACGCCGTGCCATACAGCGCCTATCTGTTCTTCAAGTACGCCGAGCACATCGACAAGCCCTATGCGCCCGACGCCTGGGGCGAAGGCCTGAGCCCCGAGCAGATCGTCGCGCAGGCGCGTCGGATGATCGAGCTGTATGGTTTCCAGAGCATCAAGCTGAAGGGCGGCGTGTTCGAGCCGGCACACGAAATCGCGTGCATGCGCGCGCTGCATCAGGCGTTCCCCGGCGTGCCGCTGCGCCTCGACCCGAACGCGAACTGGACGCTCGAAACGAGCATCGCCGCCGCCCCTGAACTCGACGAACTGCTCGAGTACTACGAAGACCCGTGCCCGAGTCTCGAAGGCATGGCCGAACTGGCGAAGCACACGCGCCTGCCGCTCGCGACCAACATGGTCATCACGACGATGGAAGATTTCCGCCGCGGCGCCGAGATGGGTTCGGTCAAGGTCCTGCTGTCGGATCACCATTACTGGGGCGGCCTGCGCGCGACCCAGACGCTCGCGCGCATGTGCAAGCTGTGGGATCTCGGCATGTCGATGCACTCGAACTCGCACCTCGGCATCAGCCTGATGGCGATGACGCACGTCGCGGCCAGCATCCCCAACCTGACCTATGCGTGCGACACGCACTACCCGTGGCAGGAGGAAGAAGTCATCAAGGGCGGCCGTGTCACGTTCGACAACGGCTCGGTGCGTGTGCCCACCACGCCGGGCCTCGGCGTCGAGCTCGACCGCGAGCGGCTCGCCGAACTGCATGCGCAGTATCTGTCGTGCGGCGTGCGCAATCGCGATGACCTCTCGCAGATGCGCAAGTACGAACCGGGCTTCACCGGCAAGAATCCGCGCTTTTAA
- a CDS encoding MFS transporter: MKTLEATTAAARTAVGRYRWTICAMIFAATTINYMDRQMLGLLAPLLQKDIGWNQVQYAQTVMVFTVAYAVGLAIFGRIADRVSTKKVYGSAMALWSLAAMLHAVASTVPGFAAVRGLLGFGEAANFPVAIRTTATWFPKKERALATGFWNMGATIGGIVAPAFVPIAAVMWGWRATFIAGGATGFVWLAVWWLVYRQPSEHPSVSKEELAYINADREEVVEQKVSWLSVLKYRETWAFVFGKLLTDPVWWFYLFWLPKWLNESRHIDIAHMGLPLIAIYTMSSIGSVAGGWLSSRLMARTNRPNFARKLTMLICALCVVPIATLSAFRSLWWAVLAVGLAAAAHQGWSANLVTTVGDVFPKRVVGTVVGIGGVAGMVGSFFFSGVIGETLQRTGNYWALFTVGASAYLVALGIIHLLMPRMTAVKLRD, translated from the coding sequence ATGAAAACACTAGAAGCTACGACGGCTGCCGCACGGACGGCCGTCGGACGATACCGATGGACCATCTGCGCGATGATCTTCGCGGCGACGACGATCAACTACATGGATCGTCAGATGCTCGGGCTGCTCGCGCCGCTGCTGCAAAAGGATATCGGTTGGAACCAGGTGCAGTACGCACAGACCGTGATGGTGTTTACGGTCGCCTATGCGGTGGGTCTCGCGATCTTCGGCCGCATCGCCGATCGCGTCAGCACGAAGAAGGTCTACGGCAGCGCGATGGCGCTGTGGAGTCTGGCGGCGATGCTGCACGCGGTGGCATCGACCGTGCCGGGTTTCGCGGCCGTACGCGGTCTGCTCGGCTTCGGCGAAGCGGCCAATTTCCCGGTCGCGATCCGCACTACCGCCACGTGGTTTCCGAAGAAGGAACGCGCGCTTGCGACGGGCTTCTGGAACATGGGCGCGACGATCGGCGGCATCGTGGCGCCGGCCTTCGTGCCGATCGCCGCGGTGATGTGGGGCTGGCGCGCGACGTTCATCGCGGGCGGCGCGACCGGGTTCGTCTGGCTGGCAGTGTGGTGGCTGGTTTATCGGCAGCCTTCGGAGCATCCGTCGGTGTCGAAGGAAGAACTCGCCTACATCAATGCGGACCGCGAAGAAGTCGTCGAGCAGAAAGTCAGCTGGTTGTCGGTGCTCAAGTACCGCGAAACGTGGGCGTTCGTCTTCGGCAAGCTGCTGACCGATCCGGTGTGGTGGTTCTATCTGTTCTGGCTGCCCAAGTGGCTCAATGAGTCGCGCCATATCGATATCGCCCACATGGGCCTGCCGCTGATCGCAATCTATACGATGTCGTCGATCGGCAGCGTGGCGGGTGGCTGGCTGTCGTCGCGTTTGATGGCGCGCACCAACCGGCCGAATTTCGCGCGCAAGCTCACGATGCTTATCTGTGCATTGTGCGTGGTGCCGATCGCAACGTTGTCGGCATTCCGGAGCCTGTGGTGGGCGGTGCTCGCCGTTGGTCTCGCGGCAGCGGCGCACCAGGGCTGGTCGGCGAATCTCGTCACGACGGTCGGCGACGTGTTTCCGAAGCGGGTGGTCGGCACGGTGGTCGGTATCGGCGGCGTGGCGGGGATGGTCGGATCGTTCTTCTTCTCCGGCGTGATCGGCGAGACCTTGCAGCGCACTGGGAATTATTGGGCGCTGTTTACGGTCGGCGCATCGGCGTATCTGGTTGCGCTTGGCATCATTCATCTGTTGATGCCGCGGATGACGGCGGTGAAGTTGCGCGATTGA
- a CDS encoding glycosyltransferase family 2 protein produces MSEPRISVLLPIYKVEDYIEDCLDSLLSQSCTDFEIIAVDDCSPDRSGEIAARVLAQQDRISWKLIRNIDNKGLAETRKIAASEARGDYVLCVDSDDHVHRDLICTVLREADQHNADVVIFAAERISPDGAVNARIDSGDGLITGVEAVQKILELKLQAFCWNKLVRRSIFVAADHPCGLIFEDVCVSVQTLANSKVVRLIPDNLYSYMIRESGISRRFNPQVVDLFAIMDRVEKNTASLPITDYKRLFFRLKYSWAFRAIAFQTAITAPTYRLASPILQSVSEKLRVKHLLGLFADRHLKLSITMTMLKIHPWIFYCVVRRFNRR; encoded by the coding sequence ATGTCAGAGCCGAGAATCAGCGTTCTGCTGCCTATCTACAAGGTCGAGGACTATATCGAGGACTGTCTCGACTCACTGCTGTCACAATCGTGCACCGATTTCGAAATCATCGCCGTCGACGATTGCAGCCCCGATCGCTCCGGTGAAATCGCCGCCCGGGTTCTCGCGCAACAGGATCGCATTTCGTGGAAGTTAATCAGAAACATCGACAACAAAGGGCTCGCTGAAACGCGAAAAATCGCAGCATCGGAGGCGCGCGGCGACTATGTGCTCTGCGTTGACAGCGACGACCACGTCCATCGCGATCTCATTTGCACCGTGCTGCGCGAAGCCGACCAGCACAATGCCGATGTCGTCATTTTCGCCGCCGAGCGCATTAGTCCCGATGGCGCCGTCAACGCTCGGATCGATTCCGGCGACGGCCTTATCACTGGCGTGGAAGCCGTCCAGAAAATTCTAGAACTCAAGCTGCAAGCCTTTTGCTGGAACAAGCTTGTGCGCCGCTCCATCTTCGTCGCAGCCGATCATCCGTGCGGTCTCATCTTCGAAGACGTTTGCGTGTCGGTGCAAACGCTCGCCAACTCGAAAGTGGTGCGCCTCATTCCGGACAACCTCTATTCATACATGATTCGTGAATCAGGAATTTCGAGACGCTTCAACCCGCAGGTCGTCGACCTTTTTGCCATCATGGACCGTGTGGAAAAAAATACCGCGTCCCTCCCGATTACCGACTACAAGCGCCTCTTCTTCCGGCTCAAATACAGCTGGGCATTCCGCGCGATCGCGTTTCAGACCGCGATCACCGCGCCGACCTACCGCCTCGCGAGCCCTATTCTGCAAAGCGTATCGGAGAAGCTGCGCGTGAAGCACCTGCTTGGCCTGTTTGCCGATCGGCATCTGAAGCTTTCCATCACTATGACCATGCTCAAGATCCATCCGTGGATCTTTTATTGCGTCGTAAGACGCTTCAACCGCCGCTGA